Genomic segment of Mucilaginibacter sabulilitoris:
CAGAGCCCCCGGATATACCAGGTGGGTCATGCCCAGTTGCTTAATGTATCTTAACCGCTGAAAATACGGATGTTCAATCAGGTCAAATACCAGCTCGGTAGGGATGCTGATAAAGCCATAAACAGGGTCGTTTATAATCTTCTTTTTATTCAATGTGGATGTTTACGATGCAAAAATGTAAAACAAAGGTAAAATAAGCGCATCATGTTTGTTAATTTTTGTTAATACCTTTACTTATCAACAACAAAAGCATTGCTTTGGGGTTTAATGGATGGTATCAGAATTTACTGATTTTTAAAATTAGTAAGATATTACCCGGATAAAAAGAGATATTTGAATCAGCGTTACCTTATCCATTAATTCTCAAAAATCTGCTAATCTGAAATTCTGATTCCTGCAATTTTTAATACAATACTACTATGCAAGACACCACCATATTATGGGCCGATGACGAAATTGACCTTTTAAAGCCGCATATACTTTTCCTGAACGAAAAAGGATACAAGGTTACTACAGTAACCAACGGCAATGATGCCGTTGACGCTTTTAAGCAACATTATTTTGACCTGGTTTTCCTGGACGAGAACATGCCCGGCTTAACCGGACTGGAAACCCTACAGCAGATTAAAAACATCAATATTGATGTTCCAATTGTGCTGATCACCAAAAACGAGGAAGAGTACCTGATGGAAGATGCCATAGGATCTAAAATTGATGATTACCTGATTAAGCCGGTACACCCAAAACAGATATTGCTTACTATAAAAAAGCTTACGGAAAATAAACGCCTGGTTACCGAAAAAACTACCATGGCCTACCAGATGGACTTCCGTACGCTGGGCATGACCCTTAATGACAACCTGAGCCACCAGGAATGGGTTGATGTATATAAAAAGCTGATATACTGGGAACTGGAACTTGAAAAACTGGAAGATGCCGGTATGCACGAGATACTTACCCTGCAAAAAGCCGAAGCCAACGTACAGTTTTGTAAGTTTATTGAGCGCAACTATTTAAACTGGATCAAGAACCCGGAATTTGCTCCTACCAGTTCGCCGCAGCTGTTTAAAAAGAAGGTGTTCCCGAAACTTGATGGTAACGGACCCTTGTTTTTTATATTGATTGACAACCTGCGGTACGACCAATTTAAGGTGATAAACCCTATTATATCCGAGTATTTCAGGCTGGAAGAGGAGGATACTTACTACAGTATTTTACCAACCGCAACTCAATATGCCCGTAACTCCATTTTCTCGGGCCTGATGCCACTGGATATGGAGAAACGCTATCCAACCATGTGGCAAAATGACGAAGACGAAGGCGGCAAGAACCTGTATGAGTCTGAATTTATTGCCGACCATTTAAAACGCGTATTGCGCAAGGAATGTAAATACTCGTACCATAAAATTTTGAATATTGACGAAGGCAGGGCGCTTAACGAGTCGGTAAATAACCTGATGACCAACGAGCTGAACGTGGTTGTTTACAACTTTGTGGATATGCTTTCGCACGCTCGCACTGATATGCAGATGATCCGTGAGCTGGCCAGCGACGATGCTGCTTACCGTTCCTTAACGCTATCGTGGTTTGAGCACTCACCATTGTTTGACCTCCTTAAATATTTAGCGCAAAAACAGGTGAGGGTAGTTATTACAACCGACCACGGTACCATCCGCGTAAAAAACCCAAGCAAAATTGTAGGCGACCGCAACACCAATACCAACCTGCGCTATAAACAAGGCAAAAACTTAAATTATAACGCCAAAGAGGTATTCCACATCCGCAATCCACACGATGCCATGCTGCCTAAGCTGCACCTGAGCTCAAGCTTCGTGTTTGCCAAGGAAGACAGCTATTTTGTGTACCCCAACAATTACAACCACTTTGTTAATTTTTATAACGAAACCTTCCAGCACGGCGGCATATCGTTAGAGGAAATGATTATCCCGATAGTCACCTACGGGCCTAAATAAAGCTACAGCCCCCTAAAGAGGGAGTTATAAATAAGAAAGGCCATTACTTTTAAAAGTGATGGCCTTTCTTTTATCTGCATCGCGTTGTCATCCTGAGAAATGAAGGGCCTATGCGCAAACTATGTAAATTTTAGAATAGCTACTTCACTGCGTTCAGCATGACAAGTTTATTTTAGGGCGGAAAAATAGTAAACTTTGCATATCTCCGAATAGACTCACCCCGGCATCGCTTCGCTTGCCGACCCTCCTTCACCTGCGGTGGAAAGAGGGTAAAGAAAGTATTCTTTTCAAGTTTTCGGATTTACGAAGTTTTGAAATCTCGTTTTCATCGTTCCCCTCAACCCTCTTTGCGGCGAAGCCGTAGAGGGTCGTCCAGCGAAGCGCAGACGTGGTGAGTATTAACCGGCGTTTATTCAACCAATCTTGCCACAATCTCATCAGCCGCAAGTTTTTCCTGCTCACCCGTGGTCATGTTTTTAAAGGAGAGTAAACCGCTTTGCATTTCGTCGCTGCCGATTACTACTGTGTAGGGGATGTTTTTGTTATTAGCGTACTCCATTTGCTTTTTGATCTTGGCTCCGGCAGGGTATAGCTCCGCATTGATGTTCCTGCTGCGCAGCTTTTGCAACAGCGGGAGGGCGTAGAGCTCACCTTCTTTATCAAAATTACAGATAAGTACCTGGGTGCTTTGGTTTGCCGCGGCAGGGAACAAGGTGAGTTCTTCCAGCACATCATAAATACGGTCGGCACCAAAGGATATGCCAACACCGGTAAGACCTTTTAACCCGAACATGCCGGTAAGATCATCATAACGACCGCCGCCGCCGATGCTGCCCATGGCCACCTCATTGGTTTTTACCTCGAAGATGGCGCCGGTGTAATAATTTAAGCCGCGGGCCAGGGTAATGTCCAATTCCAGCTTGGCGGTTTGCAGCGGGCACTTTTCAATATAACTGAAAACGGTTTCAATTTCATCGCAACCTTTCAGGCCAATTTCAGAAGCAGCCAGCGCCTCACGCAGGCTTTGCAGTTTTTCGGTATTGGAACCTTCCAGTAAAATAACCGGTTTAATTTTTTCAATATCTGCCTGGACAAAACCGCGTTCCAACAACTCTTTGATCACACCATCAAGCCCAATCTTGTCGAGTTTATCAATGGCTACAGTCAAATCAATTATACTATCAGCTTTATCTATAATTTGAGCAACACCTGATAGAATTTTTCTATTATTAATTTTTATGCTGAAATCCTTTAATCCAAGCTTGTCCAAAGCCTCGTCATATATCATGATAAACTCAGCCTCATTCAGTAAAGAATCGGAACCAACCACGTCGGCATCGCACTGGTAAAACTCCCGGTAACGGCCCCGTTGAGGCCTGTCGGCACGCCAAACAGGCTGCACCTGGAAACGCTTGAACGGAAAAGTGATCTCGTTCTGGTGCTGTACTACGTAACGGGCAAAAGGCACGGTAAGATCGTAACGGAGGGCTTTTTCAGTACTTTTTAAAAGTGCTTCCCTTCTCTTTTCTTCAATGCGACGTTCTATTTCAACGTCCCATTCTGTAATCCCATTAGGAAATATTATATTTTTTAAAGAAGTCGCTTTGAAAATTTCAAGTTGCTCATTAGTATTCAGCACCTTAAATATCAACTTATCCCCCTCATCTCCATATTTACCGGTCAGGGTTGATAGATTTTCCATCGTAGGCGTTTCAATCTGTTGGTAGCCGTATTTACGGAAAACGCTTTTAATGGTATCAAAAATATAGTTACGTTTCACCATTTCGGTAGGTGAAAAATCGCGGGTGCCTTTTGGTACGGATGGTTTGATGGATGCCATGCGGCAAATGTACAAAAGTTTTATTTTTTAGTTCCGTTGTATGCAACCTGCATCATGGAATAGCACAACTAATCTGGAATGCAAAAACATACTTCATGTAACAAGCTCGCTTCATGTATCGTATCAGCTTAAATGACACTCCTTTTACCTTAGCACTTGCAGAAAAATATATTTTTGAAGCCCATGAACATTATCACTCAAACTTCCCGCCTGCTGATCCGCGAATTTATACCCGATGACGAAGCTCTTTTACTTGACCTCGATGCCGATGCCCGTTTAACCCGCTATGTAAAAAAGCGTACCGAACAGGAAAGCAAAAAGGTTTTTAAGGAGACCCTCAGAGAATACAAGAACCTGTCGGGTCTGGGTCGCTGGGGCATATTCAACAGTGCCGACAACGACTTTATTGGCGTTTGCATACTTAACTACAGCGAGTATGACAGCAGCAGCATTGAACTGGGCTATCGCCTGCACCTCAAATACTGGGGCGCCGGTATTGCCACCGAATTGGCCAAAGCACTGGTATTTTACGGCCTTAACGAAATTGGCTTAAAAGAAATTTGCGCGGTTACGCATCCGGATAATACGGCTTCTCAAAAAGTGCTGGCCAAAGCGGGCTTTCAGCCTCATGGCCGGGCCTTCTGGTATGGTGAGGACCTGCCTTTATTTAAGATTGGGAAAAGCGCCCTTTAACAAGGAGGATTTGAATTTAGCTACTCCCTTCCGGGGGAAGAGAGGCAAGGCGGATCAATTCCCTGATTATATCCTTACAGCCGCCTTCTATCAGCTCAAAAACAGGTTCAAACTGGTTATCATCATAGTAGGGATCGGGAACCACCTTATCGACAAGTAACAACTTTACCTTTTGGGCATCATCGTCATTACGGGCCATATTAAGCACATCGCTCAGGTTATTCTTATCCATCACAAAAATATGGTCGAAACGATCAAAGTCGGCTACCTTAAACTGGCGGCAAACCTGCTTGCTGATGTCAATGCCATGCTCACGCGCCGTGAGGATGGACCGCCTGTCGGGGCCTTCGCCAATATGCCAGCTGCCGGTACCTGCAGAGTCAACCTCCCAGTCCAAACCGGCTTTATCACTCAAATGCTGCATCACACCCTCTGCCAACGGCGAGCGGCATATATTGCCCAGGCAAACCATTAGTATCTTCATATTTTTAAAGTGAATGGTTTGATGTTTAATCTATTCATCTCTCACTTAATCAACTGCTCACCAATTATCCAAATATCTGATTCAGCACACCGGCAAGGCGTACACCGGCTTTTAGCATTTGCTGGTTAAGCAGGCCAATGTATTTAAAATTATACTTATAACTCAGGTTTTCCATTGGAGTTACACCTGCATATATCTTTTCGGCAAGCTGGTTGCTTTCAAACAGCCATTCGCTTATTGGGGCCTTTTGCAGTTGCACGCGTTCAGCCGCTGTAGTGTGGTTAATCATTGCTGCATACTCCGTATAGCTCAGTTGCTGGGCATCTATCAGCTCACTATCCCAAACAGAGTGCAGGTTACTGTCTTTACCAAACCACTGTACTTTAACGTCATTACCGCCCTTATCTTGTGTA
This window contains:
- the porX gene encoding T9SS response regulator signal transducer PorX, with amino-acid sequence MQDTTILWADDEIDLLKPHILFLNEKGYKVTTVTNGNDAVDAFKQHYFDLVFLDENMPGLTGLETLQQIKNINIDVPIVLITKNEEEYLMEDAIGSKIDDYLIKPVHPKQILLTIKKLTENKRLVTEKTTMAYQMDFRTLGMTLNDNLSHQEWVDVYKKLIYWELELEKLEDAGMHEILTLQKAEANVQFCKFIERNYLNWIKNPEFAPTSSPQLFKKKVFPKLDGNGPLFFILIDNLRYDQFKVINPIISEYFRLEEEDTYYSILPTATQYARNSIFSGLMPLDMEKRYPTMWQNDEDEGGKNLYESEFIADHLKRVLRKECKYSYHKILNIDEGRALNESVNNLMTNELNVVVYNFVDMLSHARTDMQMIRELASDDAAYRSLTLSWFEHSPLFDLLKYLAQKQVRVVITTDHGTIRVKNPSKIVGDRNTNTNLRYKQGKNLNYNAKEVFHIRNPHDAMLPKLHLSSSFVFAKEDSYFVYPNNYNHFVNFYNETFQHGGISLEEMIIPIVTYGPK
- the hisS gene encoding histidine--tRNA ligase; the encoded protein is MASIKPSVPKGTRDFSPTEMVKRNYIFDTIKSVFRKYGYQQIETPTMENLSTLTGKYGDEGDKLIFKVLNTNEQLEIFKATSLKNIIFPNGITEWDVEIERRIEEKRREALLKSTEKALRYDLTVPFARYVVQHQNEITFPFKRFQVQPVWRADRPQRGRYREFYQCDADVVGSDSLLNEAEFIMIYDEALDKLGLKDFSIKINNRKILSGVAQIIDKADSIIDLTVAIDKLDKIGLDGVIKELLERGFVQADIEKIKPVILLEGSNTEKLQSLREALAASEIGLKGCDEIETVFSYIEKCPLQTAKLELDITLARGLNYYTGAIFEVKTNEVAMGSIGGGGRYDDLTGMFGLKGLTGVGISFGADRIYDVLEELTLFPAAANQSTQVLICNFDKEGELYALPLLQKLRSRNINAELYPAGAKIKKQMEYANNKNIPYTVVIGSDEMQSGLLSFKNMTTGEQEKLAADEIVARLVE
- a CDS encoding GNAT family N-acetyltransferase, with the protein product MNIITQTSRLLIREFIPDDEALLLDLDADARLTRYVKKRTEQESKKVFKETLREYKNLSGLGRWGIFNSADNDFIGVCILNYSEYDSSSIELGYRLHLKYWGAGIATELAKALVFYGLNEIGLKEICAVTHPDNTASQKVLAKAGFQPHGRAFWYGEDLPLFKIGKSAL
- a CDS encoding low molecular weight protein-tyrosine-phosphatase, with translation MKILMVCLGNICRSPLAEGVMQHLSDKAGLDWEVDSAGTGSWHIGEGPDRRSILTAREHGIDISKQVCRQFKVADFDRFDHIFVMDKNNLSDVLNMARNDDDAQKVKLLLVDKVVPDPYYDDNQFEPVFELIEGGCKDIIRELIRLASLPPEGSS